In Malus sylvestris chromosome 2, drMalSylv7.2, whole genome shotgun sequence, the genomic stretch acggatcgttgacacagaagtgtatcctactatgggggcagtatatgagttgatgcgtgtagtgaatgatgaattggaaagaaaacatggtgcaaggtgggtcatcaAGATAATTGAAGatcgatggtataaaacattgtaccacgatttgcatgcagcaggtataaattatgtcataatttgcaattcatttctttagttgcataagtattatttctcttattagagtatgtgtttctttgaacagcctattatttgaatcctcgataccaatacagacccggtgttggagatgacggtacccttatacgtgttgtacataatgtatactctaaattagaccctgcatcaccagcagttggccaatttggaaatgaggtacacaattacttaaattataataattacttaaattataatattaatgattactttgttggattaaactaacacgatttattgaattcagctaacatggtttaaagatgcaagaagaacttttggagaaccaacatcaattgctgctcgaacaacaatgtctcctagtgagtgtaaacatatttcactataagtttataatagaatttgttcgagttattaggcttatcaacattgtttttcattgtagttgaatggtggatcatgtatgggaccgatgcaccaactgtgagaaagttagcaataaaagtattatcacaaacagcttcctcatctgcttgtgaaagaaattggagcacatttgcactgatacacacaaagcaaagaaataggttggcgcatagtaggttggaaaaattagtttattgctactacaacatgaagcttcaaattcgagataaggaagctgaaatagatcatgtcgatcGTGGTGACACattagatgtgtttgatattgttggtgaagatgatgatacggagggtaaccaactttttcaatggattagacctcttcatttagatgatgatgaaggcaacccagctcccagagttgctgaagaatcACGTAAtaaagggataaatgtagaaagagtattagaggaggaggtgggatctagcagcgctgactctttggatGAACTTTTCctcccaagaccaagaaacactggaattccaccttcttccaatcctacacaaccacaacatcgtgctgatactaatgatagctctagtacaagatcaggagactcacctaccaccggaggtgggaatgatgaaggacatagtggagctggaggtagtggagctggaggtagtggtggtggatatggaaactattatggaccaccacctcccggatatatgagccccttcactggtgaggcaaacttcacgcatgcaacacaggatgatgaccatggcagtaggcgggcaggaccaggaattggtgccatagggaaggactatactcgcagagaaagaggcaaggggattttgtcaagtcaagaagatgactcgttatctagaacttcagactctgttggattgggaagtagtaactatggttatactcataaccaaccatttccctacccttcatatccctacccttcatatcccattcctgttgggatggaatcgagcgactcatggaaacaatcccagactcaatcttcaaatgatttttcttatggacaacctcaaccaatctcggatccatatgggtggcatgttaacaattacatgcaaaactatttttgggatttatcatttgataactactcttcacaatacactcattctacacatagagatgatgaagatagtgaaaaatttgaacctcataggaactctatgtggtactaaagtgtaaaatattgtactaattcattatatataaatgattatggtgtgtttagacttctttcattaattactacatattttctacactcataatgtttgtcagatcgctatataatcaacttgataatgttaaatccatcatgcaatgcatttccttccaattttttgtgataaactaatagataattgactaaataaacatcctacaaagtttcaataaaaattttcaagtttttcttacaatttccgtggtttccatgtaatttttatcgatatcgatattttaccgatatttccatcgatatttccgtgttttcggattaccgatatttccgatattaccgatatttaataccttgattGAAACATACCAAACTCATTAAACACTCTAACCAGAAGCTCATACCAATTATTAAGCTAATTAGTGCTCTAGAAATTTAGAGATgtcaaatgatgaagaaaaggaagaggaaaaGGTTTGGATGACTACGGAGGAGTAGATGGGGGTGCAGAATGACAACCATGGGAGATGGAAGGATtttttaaagagagagagaaggggctTTGCTCCATGGAGATGATGGACtggttagggttttattttttatttttaagtagattgagttgggtgtaaaaagaagtttaattgagttgagttttgataaGTAAGGGCGTGCGGTTTCAGAAATAACGTTGGGTATAAAGAGATAATGAtagataaattaaataaaatgtgGGTATAAAAAGTAAGCTGAGTGTTGAGATACAaaatatgggttcaaataaaatttcccttactATATTTATTAGGcatgttttattgttattatatattaggcaatgaatttattatttttttatttttgtaaaatcattaattgtCCTTTACAATTTGTATGGAATTAATTGTGTAAATCAAGCATTCAAATAGGGGTGTTTTGGGCATCgaaattttttaaatgtgtaaagtcaaatataattaatgaatttactgatgtggaatctagtcattgggttttaaTTGAGTAAAAAACTTATGTCGGGTTTTATGTGGAAAAAATTAAGTTTCAAGGGCTAAATCCATATTTTCAGTTTAAAAAACTAAAGCCGAGTATTTGCTCATGTGAGTCATGTCATATATCATAAGTAGTAGTTTCCACATTTTGTTTTCGTTTTCTCCATTTGCACTCTTGCGCGTCTTTGTTTCGGTGTCTTGATTCTCTTTATTATATAGTCTAAAggctatgaaaaaaaaaaaaataaggagtGCCGAAAGAGAGAAGGTGGTGACTGGTGCGGACATCATTTACTTTGACTAATAAACAACAGAAATGCCTCGTCGTTCCTAGTGATTAACTAAGCACCTCAGCCCTTACCTAAATATTGAATCTTAATCTATGAATTCGCCATTTGTAAAGTGTTTGTAGATTGCAAATCTGAAACTAATAAAAATCATTAATCAACTAATCATCTTTGCAGATTTACACAAGTTTTtgctttttgtatttttcattaTTGTACGTACATATATGTAGGGGTGTGGGCCTAAAAACCAAGAAACcgtgaaaccgaaccgaatcggaagaaaaaaaaaccaagttgACCAAAACCGTTCAAACTTGCACCTGACCAAAACCAGGTTGACCAAAGTGTTTGTAGGAACCGCACAAGACCGTTTATAGTAATcctttttaaattcaattctttaGCCCTTGTTTTATATAAATACTAAGCCTAAACTAAAAATCTATATaaaaaatggagttttaacaaaacacttcggtactgttcacttttaacgaaaaaccacatttttacctttttctagtactattcactacacctttatttgtcatttttcattaaaactaaagttttttttttacttttcgttagtttttctaataaaaaattcTCAAGTCCAAAAGCCAAACCCTTGGTAATTACCTCACCTCATTCATCCAACTATAGCCATCAGTCAAACCTGAgtttgtttggatgtgcttttaaaatgactgaaagcgttttttgtgaaaatgtttttggaaccaatccttcgtaaaaatgcaagtaaattctggaaaagcacttaaagtgcttcctggaagaagcacataactgatgcttcttgcagaaagcactcTAAGTGCTTTtcgaaataaaattattttctctaaaaacgctttcagacattttaaaagcacatccaaacgagccatTTATCTTTATGCATTATGTATACTTTAATTTCCTTTGAGGATGTACACTTTGGTCTTGATTTGAGGTTTTCTATCTTTTGatttatattcatatgtaaACTTTGTATATTCCGATCACAAATCTTGTAGATCTAGTAGTGGAagctcaaatttgtttgaatttgtagttgaaatatgtgtttggtattggaagtagaagattaaaaaatatatatatatatatatatatatattgttataATTGTAAACCGGCATAAACCGAACTGAACGTAAACCGAACCTTACCATTTTAGTATTAAATTTAAAGTGAAACTGCACCAAACCGTTGATATTTTCCGGTTTCGGTTCCGATGCGAGGGTGAAACTGGACCGAACTGGACCGTGGCcgcccctatatatatatatgatacatCACAAAATAGAGTAGAAGTGAAATACTTGGCCTTCATATCACAAATAGAATAATGATGGAATATTATTACATACACCTGCAATTCCTGATTGCAGCAGTTGAGAGAAAACTGAGAGGAACTGAAGAAGGTTATTACTACACAAGCACAAAGACGGAGTAAAGCGTTCAAAAACATCGCCGGGATTTCCAGACCGCGTATAAATATTTATTACTCTGGTTAAACGTACAGCGAACATGGCACAGAATCAGGTCTGAGCCGAGGCAGCGGGATTCCCATTTGGAAATGTTGCCAAACCAGTGCCGCTTTCTGGATCAGAAGGCTCTTCGCTCGCATGACGAACAAACTCTTCAGGGGACATGTGCAAGCCATGGCAAGCACAAACTATTCTGATTTGGTTTGCGCTGTATCGGTAAGTTACACCAGAAATTGTCTTACCATTTGGGCCTTGACCTTTGGTAGAAACCCATGGTAGATTCGGGGAGGAACCAGATCCCTCAAATTTTATGTCTGCAGCAATACCTGGCTTTATAGATGAAAAATCAAGAGATAAGTCCTCTGCTGTTGGGCGGTCAGGTACCTCTTTCATCCTGAGGTTCGCGCTGCTTATTTTTGTGTCTTCTGCTTCTGCCTGAGAAGATGCGTCCTCTTCAGTGACATTCTTTTTGCCATCACCTCTCGCCCGTTCTAACATCCTCCCATCATATTGTGCAATATCAGATGAATTATATGAAGCGACATGCATCATAGCTGCATCAACACAAGGAGGATAAGAATCTGTTCTCAACCATCTGGACTTAAATCATAGTGAACAGATCACATTCAaccggagaaaaaaaaaagtatcactgatattattttcttttggtcaAGTATCACTAATAATATCAGTAtaatttttgacaaaagaaCGCCTCCAGAGTGCTATTCATGTATGGAAATGGAAAATATCTATCAATAAGCTATAACATATCCAACATAAAGAGATCTGTCCAACACGTTTTATAAAACAGATGAGTACACCACAACCGTAAGGTGTTTCCATCCTCTCTAGTCCAACGTGCACAAAGAAGTTCCAATCCATATTATAGTTACCTGAGTTGGGAGGATTTCTGCCAGCATAGGCAGGATGGAATTGTTGAGCATGAGGAATCGCACCCCAGGCATTATCTTTATCAAACATTGGGAGCTGGACAGGTGAATAGCCAAACATAACTGGAAAGTTTTTAGGATTCACAGGTTGAGTCCCTGTTCGCTCACCAGTAACCATAGGCATCACCTGCATCTTCCCATGCATTGGATGTCCTGATGTGGTGGTCGCACCAACTGAATTAGATTCCTTTGTCGGGAGAGAAAAAGGCATGTTCATCATCTTTACTGATTGCACTGAGAATGGACTCCCATACGCCATATTCCCAAGCTTGTATTCATTTTCTGATGAGATATTAAACCCCTCCTGTCCATTTAGGTCCACAACCTTGGAATCAGCAAACCTGCGAACTTCCTTCTGAGCATCAGAAGAGTCACCAGATCCAACAAATCGCTTGGCACCCTCAACACATTGAGAATTTGGCACTGAGGATGAACCCTCCACTTCAGAATCTGCCACGTCTTCATTTTCAGCAGTTGAGCCATCTTCTGTAACGGAAATGTGTGATGCTTTTGTCTTGTCATGCATATCAGAGTAATGAGCTTCTCTCTCATGCTTCTTTTGATGGTTCATCTCGTCAAACAAATTCTTGCGTTTATTAGCAGCCTCAGTCTGTTTCTCCTCCTCTGTTTCATCAGACTTGTTATTGTTTGCAC encodes the following:
- the LOC126595852 gene encoding uncharacterized protein LOC126595852, which encodes MVVGCQQAGVGVQPPTPYEIRKKYLDMEYKDIGEYVNKLRSKWETNGCTIMCDGWTGPTRLSIINFMVYSKGKTIFLKSVDASDHIKNYKYIYKLLRDVIMEVREHNVVQVVTDNGSAFVKAGKNLMKHHNVFWTSCAAHCIDLMFEAMGKRENVATVVKRARTITNYIYNHGWLLAKMREFCKGEIIRPATTRFATNYIALDSLLKKKVGLKQLFTSDDWANHNFSRSNTGRMVESIVLDHAFWTQSEHVCQLFEPLYKVLRIVDTEVYPTMGAVYELMRVVNDELERKHGARWVIKIIEDRWYKTLYHDLHAAAYYLNPRYQYRPGVGDDGTLIRVVHNVYSKLDPASPAVGQFGNELTWFKDARRTFGEPTSIAARTTMSPIEWWIMYGTDAPTVRKLAIKVLSQTASSSACERNWSTFALIHTKQRNRLAHSRLEKLVYCYYNMKLQIRDKEAEIDHVDRGDTLDVFDIVGEDDDTEGNQLFQWIRPLHLDDDEGNPAPRVAEESRNKGINVERVLEEEVGSSSADSLDELFLPRPRNTGIPPSSNPTQPQHRADTNDSSSTRSGDSPTTGGGNDEGHSGAGGSGAGGSGGGYGNYYGPPPPGYMSPFTGEANFTHATQDDDHGSRRAGPGIGAIGKDYTRRERGKGILSSQEDDSLSRTSDSVGLGSSNYGYTHNQPFPYPSYPYPSYPIPVGMESSDSWKQSQTQSSNDFSYGQPQPISDPYGWHVNNYMQNYFWDLSFDNYSSQYTHSTHRDDEDSEKFEPHRNSMWY